Genomic DNA from Hymenobacter jejuensis:
CGAACGGCGTAAAAGGCATTGTTAAACAAGTTCAGCAGCACGCGCCCAATATCCTCCGATACCACTTTCAGCGGCTCCAGATGCGTGTTGAAATCAGTAATCAGCGACGCGTTGAAATCGGGGTATTTGGCGCGCAGGCCGTGGTAAGAGAGGCGCAGATACTCGTCGCAGAGGGCGTTGAGGTCGGTGGCGTGCCGCTCGCCGCCGCTGGTGCGCGAATGCAGCAGCATGCTCTTGACAATGCTGCCGGCCCGGTCGGCGTGCTCGTTGACTTTCTTTTGCGTCTGGGTTAGGTCGTTGAGCAGAAACGTCACGGCTTCGCGGCCTTTTTCCGACAGCTGTTCATGGGCCAACTCCTGCCGCAGCTCCTCTACCAGTTCCACGCCCACTTCGGCAAAGTTGTCGACGAAGTTGAGCGGGTTCTGGATCTCGTGGGCAATGCCTGCGGTGAGGGCGCCCAGCGACGCCAGCTTTTCCTGCTGGATCAGTTGCGCCTGCGTCGCCTGTAGCTCTTCCAGCGAAAACGCCAGCGACTCATTTTGCCGCATCAGTAGCGCTTCCTGCCCCAGATTCTCGGAACGGAAGTAGTAGACCACAAAAAACAGCGTCATGAAAAACAGCAGCACATTCACGTTGTAGAAGTATGCGCTGTCGGCCACGTAAAGAAACGGCTTGATAAACGTCATGGCGTGGCGCACGGCAAAATAGGCTGCCACGTTCACGGAAAACAGAAAGGCTATTTTCCAGAAATTGCGAAAGAACAGCATCGCTACAATGCTGTTGGAAATCAAATAATACTCGACGCCGTCGTATTTTCGGGCAATGGCGATGAAAGAACATAACCCCGTGACGCTCAAGATGCTATAATAAGCCGAAGCATCGTAGCGCCGGTAATAATTAAAGACCAGAGGCGGCAGATTGAGCACCAGCCCGCAGAGGCAAATCCGGAACGTGAGCCAGTCGGGTGAGTTGAAGAAAATAAGCACGTAACCGGCATAAATGGCGATGGTAATGCAGCAGATGCCGTTGAGCAGATGCACTCGCTTCTTTTGCCAGACCGTGAGTGAAGGCTGCACCCCGATGTTGATGAGGCGGTGCCACGCGATCTTGAAAGGGTGAACTAGTTTGGCCCAGAGGCCGGAAGGTGCACTGTGGTTAGCATAGGCGCGGGGTGCAAGCATAACACGATTGACTGGCCAGGATAACGGAGTGACGAACGCCACCGGAATAACGCAGTACTTGTCCTCCGTGCTGGCGGAGGTCAGAGTTTGCCCCTAAGTAGCTAAGTATAAGTATTATTTGTAATAAATGCATATATAATAACACTATATTCATAGCAAGGGTACTGTGTTCGGCCGCATAGAACCGAAAGCAAGCCGGCTACGCTGGCGCAACCTGCACTTGGGACAGCGACCGGAGAGGAGTGTAAGACTATAACGAAACTATGAGTCGGGCTGACTGCTTGTGCCGTATTGAGTTCCTCGCTGCGCCGAAGGCGCGATTGCCGGTTGGCCGTTTCTGGCGGCTCCTACAAGTTCTTTTGCTCGTGTTGCTTGGCGGCACTGCCCACGTGCAGGCGGCCCAACCCGATACCAGTTCGGTAGTGACTTTTGCGGAGATGCCGGCCACCGG
This window encodes:
- a CDS encoding sensor histidine kinase, whose product is MLAPRAYANHSAPSGLWAKLVHPFKIAWHRLINIGVQPSLTVWQKKRVHLLNGICCITIAIYAGYVLIFFNSPDWLTFRICLCGLVLNLPPLVFNYYRRYDASAYYSILSVTGLCSFIAIARKYDGVEYYLISNSIVAMLFFRNFWKIAFLFSVNVAAYFAVRHAMTFIKPFLYVADSAYFYNVNVLLFFMTLFFVVYYFRSENLGQEALLMRQNESLAFSLEELQATQAQLIQQEKLASLGALTAGIAHEIQNPLNFVDNFAEVGVELVEELRQELAHEQLSEKGREAVTFLLNDLTQTQKKVNEHADRAGSIVKSMLLHSRTSGGERHATDLNALCDEYLRLSYHGLRAKYPDFNASLITDFNTHLEPLKVVSEDIGRVLLNLFNNAFYAVRKKALSLPAGTLFKPVVSVSTQRAPDGVIIRVRDDGTGIPADIVDKIFHPFFTTKPPGEGTGLGLSLSYDIITKGHGGTLTVESQEGEYTEFAVWLPTEP